One window from the genome of Bacillus rossius redtenbacheri isolate Brsri chromosome 10, Brsri_v3, whole genome shotgun sequence encodes:
- the LOC134536368 gene encoding uncharacterized protein LOC134536368, with protein MGTLCQHDGDPVPARWGPCASTMGTLCQHDGDPVPARWGPCASTMGTLCQHDGDPVPARWGPCASTMGTLCQHDGDPVPARWGPCASTMGTLCQHDGDPVPARWGPCASTMGTLCQHDGDPVPARWGPCASMMKTLYQHDGDPVPARWAHSGSGPVRLQRKAARGDRRGRGTAQPPGAARRCCHGYRHADVTHIDAESLQHSLRSARPRRQSH; from the coding sequence ATGGGGACCCTGTGCCAGCACGATGGGGACCCTGTGCCAGCACGATGGGGACCCTGTGCCAGCACGATGGGGACCCTGTGCCAGCACGATGGGGACCCTGTGCCAGCACGATGGGGACCCTGTGCCAGCACGATGGGGACCCTGTGCCAGCACGATGGGGACCCTGTGCCAGCACGATGGGGACCCTGTGCCAGCACGATGGGGACCCTGTGCCAGCACGATGGGGACCCTGTGCCAGCACGATGGGGACCCTGTGCCAGCACGATGGGGACCCTGTGCCAGCACGATGGGGACCCTGTGCCAGCACGATGGGGACCCTGTGCCAGCACGATGGGGACCCTGTGCCAGCACGATGGGGACCCTGTGCCAGCACGATGGGGACCCTGTGCCAGCATGATGAAGACCCTGTACCAGCACGATGGGGACCCTGTGCCAGCACGATGGGCCCACAGTGGCAGTGGTCCTGTCAGGTTGCAGAGGAAGGCAGCTCGCGGTGATCGGCGAGGCCGAGGCACCGCCCAGCCTCCCGGGGCTGCTCGCCGCTGTTGCCATGGCTACCGCCACGCAGACGTGACGCACATAGACGCCGAGTCCCTGCAGCACTCTCTTCGGTCCGCCAGGCCACGACGACAATCCCACTGA